A DNA window from Actinomadura luzonensis contains the following coding sequences:
- a CDS encoding glycine-rich domain-containing protein: MNITTDGPDRADVLPSDLIDDDLFAQLTDRIARDHDQPHEYAGRILEQTLLFLYACARNPGAGRTPSPEVDLGWHAFILDTHHYGEFCQRIAGRFIHHRPEEPNGKAAFAARLGDTMQAMRALGLAVDAELWLTPAECSQCYQGCVDDPAPIGGTQ; encoded by the coding sequence ATGAACATCACGACGGACGGCCCCGACCGCGCCGACGTCCTCCCCTCCGACCTGATCGACGACGACCTGTTCGCTCAGCTCACCGACCGCATCGCCCGCGACCACGACCAGCCGCACGAGTACGCCGGCCGCATCCTGGAGCAGACACTGCTGTTCCTGTACGCCTGCGCCCGCAACCCGGGCGCCGGCCGCACCCCATCGCCCGAGGTGGACCTCGGGTGGCACGCGTTCATCCTCGACACCCACCACTACGGCGAGTTCTGCCAGCGCATCGCCGGCCGCTTCATCCATCATCGACCCGAGGAGCCCAACGGCAAGGCGGCCTTCGCCGCTCGGCTCGGCGACACCATGCAGGCCATGCGCGCCCTGGGCCTGGCCGTGGACGCCGAGCTGTGGCTGACGCCCGCCGAGTGCAGCCAGTGCTACCAGGGCTGCGTCGATGACCCCGCCCCGATCGGAGGAACCCAATGA
- a CDS encoding N-acetylmuramoyl-L-alanine amidase: MKFVQAAKHGGTQTGVKRIVIHATVSPCEVGGARNVARYFQSSSAGGSAHYIVDPGETVACVKETVVAFHAPPNTGSIGVELCDPQKGPSARWGDDEHEAMLRRAAALVRQIAARWEVPLKKLTVTQVKAGARGICGHVDVSRAFGQTDHSDPGTGFPWPYFMELVRGGTPVEDSWTEKLVKDLPTVGPKADSYDVKTIRGCLFARGRVPQALYSDAGLEAWLNRTAMDPELVELVREFQRAEGLGVDGWVGPNTWPALLRVT; this comes from the coding sequence GTGAAGTTCGTCCAGGCCGCCAAGCACGGCGGCACCCAGACCGGGGTGAAGAGGATCGTGATCCACGCCACCGTCTCGCCCTGCGAGGTCGGCGGCGCGCGGAACGTGGCCCGCTACTTCCAGTCGAGCTCGGCGGGCGGGAGCGCGCACTACATCGTTGACCCGGGCGAGACGGTGGCCTGCGTGAAGGAGACAGTGGTGGCCTTCCACGCGCCGCCGAACACCGGCAGCATCGGTGTGGAGCTGTGCGACCCACAGAAGGGGCCAAGCGCCCGCTGGGGAGACGACGAGCACGAGGCGATGCTGCGTCGCGCAGCGGCGCTGGTGAGGCAGATCGCGGCCCGCTGGGAGGTGCCGCTGAAGAAGCTGACGGTAACCCAGGTGAAGGCGGGCGCGCGCGGCATCTGCGGTCACGTGGACGTGTCCAGGGCGTTCGGCCAGACCGACCACAGCGACCCCGGCACCGGATTCCCGTGGCCGTACTTCATGGAGCTGGTGCGCGGCGGCACGCCAGTCGAGGACTCGTGGACGGAGAAGCTGGTGAAGGACCTGCCCACGGTCGGCCCCAAGGCCGACAGCTACGACGTGAAGACGATCAGGGGCTGTCTGTTCGCCCGAGGCCGCGTTCCGCAGGCGCTCTACAGCGACGCGGGGCTGGAGGCGTGGCTGAACCGCACCGCCATGGATCCCGAACTCGTCGAGCTGGTGCGCGAGTTCCAGCGCGCTGAGGGCCTCGGTGTGGACGGCTGGGTCGGGCCGAACACCTGGCCCGCGCTCTTGCGCGTGACGTGA
- a CDS encoding fibronectin type III domain-containing protein, giving the protein MPVNEKLMDLGSWKLTLVEETPRTVLDQLAYFGHVAFIPGRLDPAQYGDQLLTMARYVGVLTGRDVDHIRKTVDGQSMALWLGDADGKGDVIEAPGVSINATFPNAIRQVLGAGTAVVEGTLYSVPGTYKGRHVWQSKRKAISYICDTMGAEWRVTGDGRLDAGLAEDLYDEVPDTVIVRRRPNRHTDGDDLTLHGLRGDMGVAQDVDDWTDRLVLLAEGQGDAVVTGVATNAVNPYKDLRGQPVKRTRIMSESQTTPTNAQGRAEYQLSRFVNPRAAMRMTTDDYDVIGAFAAVGDWAWVYDPDTGLVDTGNEIVFRGERINPVRLRMVGASWPIRKGMTVAYRDKNGTWLDLTSYVDWEGGETTVDVGDLLKSLSEAGVEPVGPRPVPDSTIPGTVIWDLPFESGVYIGPTGETRAKMLVKWELPLNEDGSTILDGDHYEIAYGVSPATDWATAYAPWGTLQAMINDLSPGVEYDVRIRAVDSSNNQGAWSTVETALANPDTIPPSTPAPPTVAGNRLSIQITHTLGKASGGTFNLEADLDHLEVHSGDTNSYTPDDTTLKGKVPCGAGMILAEIPAVGTVPCEEVTTRYVRVIAVDAAGNRSAPSATATVTALLVDDAHISDLTVTKVTAGTISANWLIGASIRTASSGQRVELNATGLHGYNSGGTELVSLLNTGSFTLRSASSGARVDLSSTSGVQIYNSGGTRTVHLDTDGSFELLSATSGARIQLDGTGFRTYNSSSQATVDISASTGAVTLVGQLATGFSGKRMIFNPSGATLPEIRFTPTSGSQFGRIVATVDTNADYIGMTMESSVWTSQQATVQCWPNSIRLWHYPNVSGFANGMVAQSDGVQVHYNPGSGARTITLNSSGVDISTGGGSFTVNGSTKTFVIDHPLDRDRWLVHATTESPHNGVEYWGTVVLDDLGVADVALPDYFEVLTAHDGRAVLLTGLHDSLYAPTATYPEQGRFEVHGVPGQRVSWLVKAIRKDVPPLLVEPRRDEVTVRGDGPYRYYTIKEPARG; this is encoded by the coding sequence TCAACGAGAAGCTCATGGACCTCGGGAGCTGGAAGCTGACCCTCGTAGAGGAGACACCCCGCACTGTCCTCGACCAGCTCGCTTACTTCGGCCACGTCGCCTTCATCCCCGGCCGCCTCGACCCAGCCCAGTACGGCGACCAGCTGCTCACCATGGCCCGCTACGTCGGCGTCCTCACCGGCCGCGACGTCGACCACATCCGCAAGACGGTCGACGGCCAGTCCATGGCGCTGTGGCTGGGCGACGCGGACGGCAAGGGCGACGTCATCGAAGCCCCGGGCGTGTCGATCAACGCGACCTTCCCGAACGCTATCCGCCAGGTCCTCGGGGCTGGCACGGCCGTCGTCGAGGGCACGCTCTACTCGGTGCCCGGCACGTACAAGGGCCGGCACGTCTGGCAGAGCAAGCGCAAGGCGATCAGCTACATCTGCGACACCATGGGCGCTGAGTGGCGGGTGACGGGCGACGGCCGGCTCGACGCCGGCCTGGCGGAGGATCTGTACGACGAGGTCCCGGATACGGTCATCGTGCGCCGGCGTCCCAACCGCCACACCGACGGCGACGATCTCACCTTGCACGGGCTGCGCGGGGACATGGGCGTCGCGCAGGACGTGGACGACTGGACCGACAGGCTCGTGCTACTCGCGGAGGGCCAGGGCGACGCGGTGGTCACCGGCGTGGCCACGAACGCGGTCAACCCGTACAAGGACCTGCGCGGCCAGCCGGTGAAGCGGACGCGGATCATGTCCGAGTCCCAGACGACACCGACGAACGCCCAGGGGCGAGCGGAGTACCAGCTCAGCAGGTTCGTCAATCCGCGGGCGGCGATGCGGATGACGACGGACGACTACGACGTGATCGGCGCTTTCGCCGCCGTCGGGGACTGGGCCTGGGTGTACGACCCGGACACCGGCCTCGTGGACACCGGAAACGAGATCGTCTTCCGAGGCGAACGGATCAACCCCGTCCGGTTGAGGATGGTCGGCGCGTCGTGGCCGATCCGCAAGGGGATGACGGTCGCCTACCGCGACAAGAACGGCACCTGGCTGGACCTCACCTCCTACGTGGATTGGGAGGGCGGCGAGACCACGGTCGACGTCGGCGACCTGCTCAAGTCCCTGTCTGAGGCCGGCGTCGAGCCGGTCGGGCCGCGCCCCGTGCCCGACTCGACGATCCCCGGCACGGTGATATGGGACCTGCCGTTCGAGTCCGGCGTCTACATCGGTCCGACGGGCGAGACCCGGGCCAAGATGCTGGTCAAGTGGGAGCTGCCGCTCAACGAGGACGGCTCCACGATCCTCGACGGCGACCACTACGAGATCGCCTACGGCGTCTCGCCTGCCACCGACTGGGCGACCGCCTACGCCCCGTGGGGCACCCTCCAGGCCATGATCAACGACCTGTCGCCCGGCGTCGAGTACGACGTCCGCATCCGCGCGGTCGACAGCTCGAACAACCAGGGAGCCTGGAGCACCGTCGAAACGGCCCTGGCCAACCCGGACACCATCCCGCCCAGCACCCCGGCGCCACCGACGGTGGCCGGGAACCGCCTCAGCATCCAGATCACGCACACCCTCGGCAAGGCGTCGGGCGGAACGTTCAACCTCGAAGCCGACCTTGACCACCTCGAAGTGCACTCCGGCGACACCAACTCCTACACGCCGGACGACACCACGCTGAAGGGCAAGGTGCCGTGCGGCGCGGGCATGATCCTGGCGGAGATCCCGGCGGTCGGGACGGTGCCGTGCGAGGAGGTCACGACCCGGTACGTGCGGGTGATCGCGGTGGACGCTGCGGGCAACAGGTCGGCTCCGTCGGCGACGGCGACGGTGACGGCGCTGCTGGTGGACGACGCGCACATCTCGGACCTGACCGTCACGAAGGTCACGGCCGGGACCATCAGCGCGAACTGGCTGATCGGCGCGAGCATCCGCACCGCCAGCTCCGGACAGCGAGTGGAGCTCAACGCGACCGGGCTGCACGGCTACAACAGCGGCGGCACCGAACTGGTCTCACTGCTCAACACCGGTTCGTTCACCCTGCGATCGGCGTCCTCGGGCGCTCGGGTCGATCTGTCCAGCACTTCCGGTGTGCAGATCTACAACTCGGGCGGCACGCGCACCGTCCACCTCGACACCGACGGCTCGTTCGAACTGCTGTCGGCCACCAGCGGCGCCCGCATCCAGCTCGACGGCACAGGATTCCGTACGTACAACTCCTCCAGCCAGGCCACCGTGGACATCTCGGCATCGACGGGAGCCGTCACGCTCGTCGGTCAGCTCGCGACGGGCTTCTCCGGCAAGCGCATGATCTTCAACCCGTCTGGGGCGACGCTGCCCGAGATCAGGTTCACTCCTACCTCGGGCAGCCAGTTCGGGCGGATCGTGGCCACGGTGGACACCAACGCGGACTACATCGGCATGACGATGGAGTCCAGCGTCTGGACCAGCCAGCAAGCGACCGTGCAGTGCTGGCCCAATTCGATCCGGCTGTGGCACTACCCCAACGTTTCGGGGTTCGCGAACGGTATGGTCGCGCAGTCCGACGGCGTTCAGGTGCACTACAACCCAGGCTCGGGAGCGCGAACCATCACCCTGAACAGCTCCGGCGTGGACATCAGCACAGGCGGCGGCTCGTTCACGGTCAACGGCAGCACCAAGACGTTCGTCATCGACCACCCGCTCGACCGTGACCGATGGCTGGTCCACGCGACGACGGAGAGCCCGCACAACGGCGTCGAGTACTGGGGCACCGTGGTGCTCGACGACCTCGGCGTGGCCGACGTTGCGCTGCCCGACTACTTCGAGGTCCTCACCGCGCACGATGGCCGCGCCGTCCTCCTCACGGGACTGCACGACAGCCTGTACGCGCCCACAGCCACCTACCCCGAGCAGGGCCGATTCGAGGTGCACGGCGTCCCCGGCCAACGCGTCTCCTGGCTCGTCAAGGCGATCAGGAAGGACGTGCCGCCGCTGCTCGTCGAACCCCGCCGCGACGAGGTGACCGTGCGCGGCGACGGACCCTACCGCTACTACACGATCAAGGAGCCCGCCCGTGGATAG
- a CDS encoding DUF4352 domain-containing protein has translation MGYPPQPQDPYGQQPPYGSGPQHPQQSYGSGPQRPYGYGYQQPKPPPPKRSNTGLIVLLAVGIPLLLLGGCAAIVAILGDSTSRDRIVTQPDSPNAVPSKQTSAPPSPAEPSTANVGGAITLEGFEGVKMSVTLTKLVDPATAGQYTTAKAGHRLVAVQLTLKNIGQAVYSDSPTNGAYLIDADDQQYSSSYQDVREGQSFGGQATINTGDSRKGVIVFEVPKNAKLSKFQFGLNSGFADQKGEWTLS, from the coding sequence ATGGGCTACCCGCCCCAGCCGCAGGACCCCTACGGCCAGCAGCCGCCGTACGGCTCAGGCCCGCAGCACCCCCAGCAGTCGTATGGCTCCGGGCCTCAGCGGCCATACGGGTATGGCTATCAGCAGCCCAAGCCACCGCCGCCCAAGCGCAGCAACACGGGCCTGATCGTGCTTCTGGCCGTCGGTATCCCGCTGCTGCTCCTCGGCGGATGCGCCGCCATCGTCGCCATTCTCGGCGACAGCACCAGCAGGGACAGGATCGTCACCCAGCCGGACTCGCCCAACGCCGTGCCGTCGAAGCAGACCTCCGCTCCGCCTTCTCCAGCGGAGCCGTCCACCGCGAACGTCGGCGGGGCGATCACCTTAGAAGGCTTCGAGGGGGTGAAGATGTCGGTCACCCTCACCAAGCTGGTCGATCCAGCCACCGCCGGTCAGTACACCACCGCGAAAGCCGGCCACCGGCTCGTCGCCGTCCAGCTCACCCTCAAGAACATCGGCCAGGCGGTCTACAGCGACTCGCCGACGAACGGCGCCTACCTGATTGACGCGGACGACCAGCAGTATTCGTCGTCGTACCAGGATGTTCGGGAAGGGCAGAGCTTCGGCGGCCAGGCCACGATCAACACCGGGGACAGTCGGAAGGGTGTGATCGTGTTCGAGGTGCCGAAGAATGCGAAGCTGAGCAAGTTCCAGTTCGGGCTGAACAGCGGTTTCGCCGACCAGAAGGGCGAGTGGACGCTCAGCTGA
- a CDS encoding putative phage holin produces MADLAQAVGSILITISALLALAAVVAHQMLARWWRTPAGRHAFSFEAVLALSLTLWAVRLAVPEGDWFLAVRLAAFALVPVVLAWRLIVIVQTWRRNRRSRRSS; encoded by the coding sequence GTGGCTGACCTGGCCCAGGCCGTAGGCAGCATCCTCATCACGATCTCCGCGTTGCTGGCCCTCGCGGCAGTGGTGGCGCACCAGATGCTGGCGCGCTGGTGGCGTACGCCGGCCGGGCGGCATGCATTCAGTTTCGAGGCCGTCCTCGCTCTTTCGCTCACGCTGTGGGCGGTCCGGCTGGCGGTGCCGGAAGGTGACTGGTTTCTCGCTGTCCGCCTGGCCGCGTTCGCGTTGGTGCCGGTGGTGCTGGCGTGGCGGCTGATCGTGATCGTGCAGACGTGGCGGCGCAACCGCCGGAGCAGGAGGTCGTCGTGA
- a CDS encoding phosphotransferase family protein → MTRLVQREIGNVIKAETVGGGIMPGLAARLDVEDGPPVFLKAIDRGSPAAGLHLRERWAGRSLPGDTPAPRLIWFGTVAQWHVMAMEWIDHARHADLTPGSPDVLPVIDTIATLGAVLTPCPSGAMPISENVGPLLAKGRHLLAKPEDLPDRDRFEAALDRLDPNTLRGNTLVHYDLSSTNMLVTAEGEVRVVDWSFAARGAAWLDAAMIAPRLVQAGHSPEAADLLLSTLPNWHAAPRTALVGLAAGWTLFRLYKARYGPEEVREARAEAAEAGRAWMEYQLDKG, encoded by the coding sequence GTGACCCGCCTCGTACAGAGGGAGATCGGCAACGTGATCAAGGCCGAGACCGTAGGCGGCGGCATCATGCCCGGCCTCGCAGCCCGCCTCGACGTAGAGGACGGCCCGCCCGTGTTCCTCAAGGCCATCGACCGCGGCAGCCCGGCAGCGGGGCTGCATCTGCGGGAGCGGTGGGCCGGCCGCAGCCTGCCGGGTGACACGCCCGCCCCGCGCCTCATCTGGTTCGGCACGGTCGCGCAGTGGCACGTCATGGCGATGGAGTGGATCGACCACGCCCGCCACGCCGATCTGACCCCGGGGTCGCCGGACGTACTGCCGGTGATCGACACGATCGCCACGCTCGGCGCGGTCCTGACGCCGTGCCCGTCCGGGGCGATGCCGATCTCCGAGAACGTCGGCCCGCTCCTGGCCAAGGGCAGGCACCTGCTCGCCAAGCCCGAGGACCTGCCGGACCGCGACCGGTTCGAGGCCGCGCTCGACCGGCTCGACCCGAACACGCTGCGCGGCAACACGCTCGTGCACTACGACCTCAGCTCGACCAACATGCTGGTCACCGCCGAGGGCGAGGTGCGGGTGGTGGACTGGTCGTTCGCCGCTCGCGGAGCGGCCTGGCTCGACGCCGCGATGATCGCGCCTCGCCTGGTCCAGGCAGGCCACAGCCCGGAGGCCGCGGACCTGCTGCTGTCCACGCTGCCGAACTGGCACGCCGCACCCCGAACCGCGCTCGTGGGGCTCGCCGCCGGGTGGACCCTGTTCCGGCTCTACAAGGCCCGGTACGGTCCGGAGGAGGTGCGTGAAGCCCGGGCGGAGGCGGCTGAGGCTGGCCGCGCGTGGATGGAGTATCAGCTCGACAAGGGCTGA
- a CDS encoding DUF7620 family protein has product MTDEREDLPDLDEARALVEASQRQSEHDMSRAEERARRRYSLAERLRRLREENGFAALFEEAFGGGGRG; this is encoded by the coding sequence ATGACCGACGAGCGCGAGGACCTGCCAGACCTCGACGAAGCGCGCGCCCTTGTCGAGGCCTCACAGCGACAGTCCGAGCATGACATGAGCAGGGCAGAGGAACGAGCCCGCCGCCGATACTCACTCGCCGAGCGCTTGCGCAGATTGCGCGAGGAGAACGGATTCGCCGCGTTGTTCGAGGAGGCGTTCGGGGGTGGTGGCCGTGGCTGA